The Hyphococcus flavus genome contains a region encoding:
- a CDS encoding TraR/DksA family transcriptional regulator, with amino-acid sequence MNETQLLYFRKKLKDREAELKTLSSGARDARKPVELDQQSVGRLSRQDALQQQAMANAQEARRANELKKIKAALVRIEEGEYGFCVECGEKISERRLEIDLTAAHCAPCAGAVTR; translated from the coding sequence ATGAACGAAACGCAGCTTTTATATTTCAGGAAAAAACTCAAAGACCGCGAGGCTGAGTTGAAGACGCTGTCATCCGGTGCAAGGGACGCCCGCAAACCTGTGGAACTTGATCAACAGTCGGTAGGGCGTCTGTCTCGTCAGGATGCTCTGCAGCAGCAGGCCATGGCGAATGCTCAGGAAGCGCGCCGGGCAAATGAGTTAAAAAAGATAAAGGCGGCGCTGGTGCGAATAGAAGAAGGTGAATACGGATTTTGCGTAGAGTGCGGAGAGAAAATCAGCGAAAGACGCCTGGAAATTGATTTGACCGCTGCCCACTGCGCGCCATGCGCCGGTGCTGTCACGCGGTAA
- a CDS encoding DNA polymerase III subunit chi, whose amino-acid sequence MTEVLFYHLERGALEDVLPGLLEKTLERGWKAVVRAGSRARVEKLDNFLWTYREESFLPHASAGEGAGQPVWLTDNNDVPNNADVLFLTDGAKADMSSLSSFVRCVLIFDGRDDDALEDARTFWKEVKTDNHEATYWKQSPAGKWEKQA is encoded by the coding sequence ATGACAGAAGTCTTATTTTATCATCTTGAGCGTGGCGCGCTTGAAGACGTGTTGCCGGGGCTTTTAGAGAAGACGCTTGAGCGCGGATGGAAGGCGGTTGTGCGTGCAGGCTCGCGCGCGCGCGTTGAAAAACTCGACAATTTTTTGTGGACCTATCGAGAGGAGTCTTTTCTGCCCCATGCGTCGGCGGGAGAGGGTGCAGGGCAGCCCGTCTGGCTGACTGACAATAATGACGTTCCCAACAACGCCGATGTCCTGTTCCTCACTGATGGCGCCAAGGCGGATATGTCTTCGCTGTCGAGCTTTGTCCGGTGCGTTCTCATTTTTGATGGCCGTGATGACGACGCCCTGGAAGACGCCCGCACTTTTTGGAAAGAGGTGAAAACCGATAATCACGAAGCGACTTATTGGAAACAATCTCCTGCCGGCAAGTGGGAGAAACAAGCCTAG